A window from Micromonospora terminaliae encodes these proteins:
- a CDS encoding winged helix-turn-helix domain-containing protein: protein MPRIPDRQRIAQDIRDKISSGEYGPGFKLPSLREMSAQYGVSAEPVRSALLILQAEGLVEGHQGKGVYVSGNLPSAD from the coding sequence ATGCCCCGAATCCCAGACCGTCAGCGCATTGCTCAGGACATCCGCGACAAGATCAGCTCGGGCGAGTACGGCCCGGGGTTCAAGCTGCCTTCCCTGCGCGAGATGTCCGCGCAGTACGGCGTCTCCGCCGAGCCGGTTCGATCAGCTCTGCTGATCCTGCAGGCTGAAGGGCTGGTCGAAGGCCATCAGGGCAAGGGCGTGTATGTGAGCGGAAACCTTCCATCGGCTGACTAG